In the genome of Nymphaea colorata isolate Beijing-Zhang1983 chromosome 9, ASM883128v2, whole genome shotgun sequence, one region contains:
- the LOC116261029 gene encoding peroxidase 4-like, with the protein MADFAAAQPPPFSLSFYADNCPCVFETVRASVKSVISKEPRMGASLIRLFFHDCFVNGCDGSILLDGDDGEKTAAPNVNSVRGYEVIDAIKGQLSTACGGNVVSCSDIIAIVARDSVVELGGQSYPVPVGRRDSTTSNKDGANSDIPAFFEDLDAIISKFARKGFTAREMVALSGAHTVGQAQCTTFRHRIYNETNIDPTFAAMRQANCPMTSGQGDGNLAPLDPQSPILFDNYYFQALMSKKGLLHSDQVLFNGGSTDSIVTLYSNDSIAFLTDFANAMVKMGNLGVLTGTQGQVRVDCRRVN; encoded by the exons ATGGCCGACTTCGCTGCTGCCCAACCTCCCCCATTCTCCCTCTCCTTCTACGCCGACAACTGCCCGTGTGTGTTCGAAACGGTGCGCGCCTCCGTGAAGTCGGTCATCAGCAAGGAGCCTCGCATGGGAGCATCCCTCATTCGCCTCTTCTTCCATGACTGCTTCGTCAAC GGCTGTGATGGAAGCATCCTTTTGGATGGTGACGACGGAGAGAAGACGGCAGCGCCCAACGTCAATTCGGTTAGAGGGTATGAGGTGATCGATGCCATCAAGGGCCAACTCTCCACAGCCTGCGGCGGCAACGTAGTTTCCTGTTCGGACATCATCGCCATTGTTGCCCGTGACTCTGTCGTAGAG TTGGGCGGACAATCCTACCCTGTGCCGGTGGGGAggagagattcaacaacatccAACAAGGACGGCGCTAACAGTGACATTCCGGCCTTCTTCGAGGACTTGGATGCCATCATCTCTAAATTCGCCCGAAAGGGATTCACGGCGAGGGAGATGGTCGCCCTCTCGGGCGCCCACACTGTGGGTCAAGCTCAGTGCACAACGTTTCGACACCGCATCTACAACGAGACCAACATCGACCCCACGTTTGCAGCCATGAGGCAGGCGAACTGCCCCATGACTTCCGGCCAAGGAGACGGCAACTTGGCCCCGTTGGACCCCCAAAGCCCCATCCTCTTCGACAACTACTACTTCCAGGCGTTGATGAGCAAGAAAGGACTCCTCCACTCCGACCAAGTTCTCTTCAATGGCGGTTCCACTGATTCCATAGTGACCTTATACAGCAACGACTCGATTGCGTTCCTTACCGACTTCGCCAATGCCATGGTGAAGATGGGGAACCTTGGTGTGCTCACTGGAACCCAGGGCCAGGTTAGAGTTGACTGCAGGAGGGTCAACTAA